The genomic interval TAAGCTCTATGAGTTTAGCAAGATCACAATGAAAACTGGAGTTTCACAACTAGAGCCAAGGTTTTATAGCACTTGGGAACCCGGTATTATAAATGTGATCCAGCCCTTTGAGAATCAGAATTTTAAATGAAGTTGTTCTAGGAGTGTCAATTTTTCAACTAAAGCTATGTGATCTAGCACAAACTTAAGACGCGAGCACTTCATGGTGTACACCGAGCCTTTCAAGACATGATCACCTGCCAACTGCTGCAGAGCAAGCTGCTATTGGAAGCACAGCCACAGAAAGTGGTTGAAACATTGGCAGCCACCACAGATGTTCAGCTCAACAGTAACCCATTGGCATGCTTCATTACGATGGGTACCTACGGCATTACCGAAAGGGAGGTCTTCATTTGTTTCAATGAGTGTTACAGGCCTACCCAACACCCCACAACAGACAGCAATGCACACAAAAGCTTTACAACCCTGCAGAGGAAGATGTCAGGGTAAGTCAACAGGGTTCCTGAAGCAGCCAAAACTCTAGTGAAATACAGGGCGCTTTATAGTTCCAGCTTGTAGAGAATCAGAAGGTAACTGAAGACGACACATTTGGAAAAGTTATTCCAACCTATACACTCAGAGGCTTGGATCCAAGGTGCCCTTCTCTAGCAGGAAGGCCTTTCCCCGTCAAATTCTGaattagcatttttaaaaacagaactcaGCAGTGGGTCATTCCTCCATCACTAACATCATCTAGAAAGAAAATCAGATAACCCAGATATAACGCTGCCTGACATACAAGAGAAAAAGGACCGAAGTTATCAGATCTGAAGTGGAGAGCCCTACTGTAACCACCATACAATTCCAGGGCATCAAAAATCAGGATACACCTTCCAACCCAGCAATGGCACCTCTCCCTTAGAGCTTGGAGAGAGGGtatgtggaggaagaggaggaaaatccACAGTAATCAACCCACAGTACTCTTTAAGAGATAGCATCTATCTCCAAATTGGGAGGTGGTAACTTTATACAGTACCATAGTGCTCCTCCTGAAGCCGGTTTTGTAGTAAAAGAGCTACAACAGACAGAGTGGGCTTAGAGTCACAGTACTTAAAGTGATATTTTTATACagttttagagcagtgtttctcaaactgtgagttgggacccactaggtgggtcgcgagccaaattcaggtgggtcacaagccaatttcaggtgggtccccattcatttcaatattttatttttaatatattagacttgctgctgccatggtatgtgactgcatttggggaaatgttacagacctgtacttttaacaagctgctatgtatattcttttaacaatgttagtaaatgggacttactcctgggtaagtgtgggtaggattgcagcctaggattgttaaaaattttcctgcctgatgatgtcacttccagattctcattctaaaaagtgggtcccagtgctaaatgtgtgagaaccactgctctagagaaataCAGGCTCAGAAAGTTCACACCTGGGGGAAACATTAATTTCCATCAGAAGCAAGAAAGTGGAAGTCAGTAAAGCGGAAGAAATTAAGGTGCACCACACATCCTGCACTCCACTAGTTTCTCTCTCATCTCCCCTTCTTATCCATGCTTACACAGAGGCAAAGCCCACTCATTTCACAGCACTTCCTCTCAAGTTCATACATTTGGACAGCATCTCCTCTTTCTAGTTTCCTGTCCTTGTATTCTATAGGAAGATATTTGCTGGAGTTTTTCATTTGTTAAAGTCAACTTTAAAAGAAGCACGCACACACACGAGAACATAAGCTAAAACTATACAGTGCGAAGATACAAttccttaaatttaaaaaaaaaaagtcacaaggaagtccagcacaagtttcaagGCATTGAAGTGCAAGACAAGGCTCTAAGGAACTGCAAGCAGCTTCTCCCTGGCAAAGAGTTTGAAATCTTCACAGAGAGACACCCATACTTTGTACAGTAAGTCATATATAGGAGTACCAAAGACTTGAGAGCAGAACAAGAGGGATAAGATCAAGGGAAGTATAACACTTCAAGAGTAAAGTAAAAGGAGAATAGCTTTTCAATACTCATATGCGTGATGCTTCCAACCCCACCTTTTTCTGCCAATATTTTGACCCCTTTTTTGATCAGGTAGGAcagtcaatccctggcatctccagacaggACAGGGAAAAATTtctgtctgaaacactggagagtccttgccagtcagtgttgacgatactgagctagatgaaccagtggGCTGACTTCATAGAAGGCAGCTTTCTACATTCCCCAACAGGCCAGTGTCCACTTCTACTCAGGGACCAGCCTACACTATTAGCTAACAAGGGAAAGTTATAACCCCCCTCCACTGCCGATTCCACAAGAAAGCCCTCCATTCCTACCCAATCCAAAGAGCCACGTGCCACAAATGTGCAAGGCCAGTTCTGACAAATGGCACACAACAGAAGTCAACAACAAAATTCTCATCAGCTTAAGGAACGGCAGAATGTCATGCAGCATTTCTTATCCATCCTGAGCCTGGCAAATCTAGAAAATATTTTTCACACACAAACCCCAGAGACTCACGCCCAGTTGTGAGGTCCCAAGAATCTCTTTGCAGTTGTGTACACGTCAATGACTGGCAGGTTGGCATGCAACAAATGCACACATTCCCAATTGTGTATATACACAAAGTTACTATCACCAGGCCACTGCATCTCTAGCCAAGTTTCAGGAATTCTTAGGAGCAAGATAGGCAAGTTATTAACCATAGCAGTATAGTTTTAACATGTCATCCCATCGGCCTGATAGCAGGACCAATATCTGTTTTGCTTGATATATGCATGCAGTGTACCAGATGGTTTTATGGAACTGGATCTGCATTGCACATGCTCCGCTATGCATCCATCCCCCACAATTTACACTACATCCATCTTCTGCCCTACAGGTCCTCTGCATAGGAAGCGGTGCAATCCACACTACTGGACTGCAAGCTTCTTTCTGATCATGTCAATTATCTACTGAGAATACCTGCATGTCTTCCTCCGAGTCCCTGTGATTTACAGAGGATTCTAGGACACATTCTAGGGGGTACACACAATGCATGTTGAATGATAGATCAGATCAGTCTCActtcacccacacacaccccaagtgcACCCCGACATGCACCAAAATGCTCTTGCAGCTGTCCATTGAATAGATAGGCTGATAATGGTAGATATTGAGGAAGCTCTATTAATTTTCTGAGAAGGCCAGGTTTCCTAGAAACCGAGTTcagaaaccactgctttatactaACAGATAAGCAATGATAACGTAGAGTTCTCATGTGCCAGTCACAAAGAGATGGCTTCTTGCCTTCATGTTTCCAGAAAAACATGATCAGGGAAAGCACCAATCCAGAGGGGGTCCCTTGAGCAACACAACCATGCAAACCAGTCGATTCATGCAAAGTGTAGTCTCCCAAATTACAGCATTTATGCAAGTACTGTGGACACCTGTAGGTCACATTTTATACAGCACAGAAAAGGGCAAAAGCATCCACAGGGGATCAGGTACCCAAAGAAGGAGAGGTCTGCCATCTTTCACAGGTGTTGCTGGGAAGGAAGCTGCCCAGGGAAGCAGTCTGACCAAGGACATCTACATAGGAAAAACTGAGGGAGATTTGGCCTCCTCCCTACTGCTCCTTCTTTCAACAGCAGATATGCCATCATTAATACAAGGAGTGGACACTATTCCACAATACACTCTGAATAAACATCTTTGCCAGTGAAAAGAGCTTCCATTTCCCAGACAGACAAAGCAATAATGGACAAGTAATATATCTAtatactctctttctctctctcgatatatatatatctatagtAACAAATGAGGAAAAACACACAGGCACCCCCACATTGCCTTTTCTAGTTTTTGCGTATTTGTAAAGGGAGCAGGAAAAAGAGCCAGTGAGACTTCAACAGTCTAAATAAAACCAAAATCCTCTGTAAACATTTGTGAAGGAAAATTTTCGGATTTTGTTTAAGGATATAATTAAGTCACCTGCCCTAGAAAAATCTGATTAGGAACGCAGGAGGAAAgaacacgcacgcacgcacacacaaaaacacaaacaaaaacattCTCCCTCCCGCCCAAAACAACCCAAACccacaaaataaaaatgaagcttCAGAACTGGACGCTCCGGTCTCGGAAGAAGCCCTCGGCCATTTGTGCTTCTCTGAAAGTCACGGTAATGGAGTTTGCTGTGATGTCTGTCACTGTCACTTCGTTAGGGGGCAGCGTGGGGCTCCAGGTAAGGGGACCTTCTGTTGTGTCGGAGCTCACTGTgaaaaagggaggagggaagatgACAGCATGTGAGAAGGTAGAAAAACACTCAGGACCAGGCCAGTAGGAATGGAGGGCTCTTGTTCTGCCATGGAACAGACAGCATCATCAACTATCCCAGAACTGAGACACTGGGCtagggttgggcagaaatagaAGAGAAAGGGCAGCAGGTACttgatctcacacacacacaatctgcgCAAAGAGATGCAGTTGCTGTAGTTCCAGCAAGGATTGATATACTTACATCAGCACTGATCTATTCCCTTTACACCTCCTGCCTAAACAGCCCACTTTAATGGAATATCAGAAGATGGGGTCTCAGTTCATCAAACCATCTctacagtgctggcaccaggttgctgggggcaaAGCCTTGCGCTGGGTCCCTAATGGCACTCTGATGCCTGACTCCGGTGGCACACTGGGTGCTACAACTACCACCAGTGCTAAGGGTTCAAGGATGGACCCAGCCAGATAGCCCCTCTCCCATATGGGCCCTCAGGTCAGTGCTCACCACAACAcacactgctgcagctctgccctgGCAAATCTTCTCACTGAAAAGGACTGCTGTGGCGTTAGCCAGGAATGGAGTTTATATTGTGCAACTAGGAAATTAAAAGACGTTTTCCAGATTCTTTTGTTACCCGCTGTTAACatagcaaaaaaagggggggatggggGAAAATATTCTCTAGAACGAagttacaaggaaaggttgactATTACATTTTGAAGGCGTTGGAAAGAACATTTCCTTTTCCCCCCATCAAGTGGGAAATCACAATCTCCTTTCTCTATTCAACTTAAGCAAGTTGATTTCCTGTAACTGACCCAGCAAATACAGCTCACAAATGAGCCATCCCTTCCAAGACTTCTGATTTTGGGTCCACAATGAAAAAGCGTCATACAAGACAAATAGCGGCAATAACTCCTTTCCccgtaccaaaaaaaaaaaaaaaaggagaggaaaaggaagccTCTTTTCTATTACTTTACCTGTTCTACACTCTCCTGTCCCACCTGAGTGAGGGCCCTTTAACTGGGCAATCCTGGCTTCTGTCTTGGATATCTGAAGCATGTCTACTTTCACCTGAGAAAGATTCCATTCACCCCCGACACTACCCGGAATTTCATACTTGCACACACATAGGAGAATTTAAGTAAAAAAGGTTTATATTTTTCTAGTAACTTTCCATTAACGACACCTCAAAGGGCTTTGCAAccctatagctcagtggtattcaaactggggcgttgcgatgccccagcctaagggtcctggtccctttccccttaaggggctggggcagccaggaggcagggaggaggcagcgcacgatccccaggatcgcaccactcaggggggctgcaggggcttggtgcacttgcccaagccccctgcagccccctgggggtgcggggagccctgcgcgaccttcggcagggctccccaggtcagggaagatGACAGCAGAGTGATcacgccccgctccgctaaaccggaagcagtgTGCGATTGCCCCACTTCCCCTCTTGAccggactgcagggactggggtgcaccctccagtccctgcagcagccgtccctggatGCAAGGAGCCAGGcgggagcgcctgcagggctcctcgggtcagggaaaatGAGAgcggggcgatcgcgctccgcttcccatTTTgcggcctccccccacccccgcaaagacttactgcgggatttaaactccctgtgagtttgaaaatCGCAGCTATAGCTGAAGGTTCCAAACCATCCAGTTAAAATGTAGTAGCCATCtaataggtcagtgtttctcaaactgtgggtcgggacccactaagtaggtcgcaagccaatttcaggtgggtccccattcattccaatattttatttttaatatattagacttgttgctaccatggtacaagactgcatttggggaaatgtgacagatctgtacttttaacaggctactatgtgtatgctcttaacaatgactgtaaatgggacttactcctgggtaagcgtaggtaggactgcagtctagaattattaaaaatttccctgcttgacgatgtcacttccgttcatgacatcacttctggtgggtcctgacagattctcattctaaaaagtgggtcccggtgctaaatgtgtgagaaccactgtaataggGCTTGGACAAGAGAGACGAATAAACCTCTCAGTTGAAGCTACAAGCAACAGAAACTCACTTTGCACTTTTCAAGTTATCAGAGAATCTCCAAGGAAAATAAACACAAATATGTACTCCCAATGCACACTGGAAAGTTGTCCTCTCGTTAAAAATGTGTTTACTGCCCAAGTTCTGTGACAAGGTATGTTAAGGGgccccttgctttcctctccaacTCTATCTAGCAGCCATCTTCTGCTTTTCCCACCTTAGTTATTCCCACATCTGAAGTTTGGCAAAAAATGGAAGTCTCCCAAGGCTTATGGGCCATGGTACCCTAAATGAGTCACACAGCCTTGCGCAAAAACAAGAATGGGGTACACAAAAGGGAGTGGAACCATGACAGGGGTTGGGGAGGCTTTAGGACTTTGTCCCTCAGTTCACTCCTGACAAAAGCTTTTTAGCCCATCTTTAAAATGCCTGAGGAGGGCGAATGGAACAGGGACAACAAAAGGTAACTGCTCTTCTATACTTCATCATACTTTTATTCCAGTTTCAGCATCCACTAAAGCAACCTAAAAGCCATAGTTAGACAAGGGTGTTGCAAAATCTCCTCTTTCCCTCACCCCTGTACTATAGCTCCCAGTGCGCTCCTAGAAGAAAATTACTGTTAAACCAGTACAAGTCTGCAAAGTTGATACATTTAGAGAgatcacatgggggagggggagctgcacTATCAGCATGAGTTGCCACAGGTACTTCTAACTGGACCAGAGGCCTCTCCACAGAACAGTTGTTAAGGGCATGTGCAGACCACCAAGCAGGAAGCACAACATGTCGTATTTCCTATTGCAGTGGTTTAGAACTACTGTCATTGTTCCAGCACGTTGGTAAAAGCACTGTCCATACAAACTCTGTTAGTCTTTCCAGACTAACAATCTGTTCTCGGCCTTGGGCCAAGCCTACAAACACGTGGAATGCAGTTGACTGGGACTCAGGATACTCACACAACTCTTAACTGGGAATTAccccttaggccagtggttttcaaactctcatggagagtttgagccactgtaagtgcttgcaagggcagggggaaggcagcagcgccactcaggggctgcaggggcttgggtgcacttacccaagcctcctgcagcctcccggggatgcacggagcccggcgcgaccttcagcagggctccccgcagcagtgaaagcgaacgcggagcgattgcgctctacttccgctttagtggaggcagggcgcgatcgctccgctttcactttcactgctgtggagaGCCGTGCTgaaggtcgcgccgggctcctcgcacccctgggaggctgcaggaggcttaggcAAGTGtatccaaacccctgcagcccccaagcggcgcgatcctggggttcacaccgctgcctcctccctacctccaggcTGTCCCCAtcctttaagggggcagaagccagggcccacaggctgggtcatttgaaaagccctgccttaggcaACTTGCAGAAGGTCTGGAGAGTTTCACTGGCAACTGTAGACAGCCCCAGTGCTCAGAATGCAGGCAAAGAGGAAGATGGAGGGCCACAACATTTTTGATACATGTCCTGGCCTggtatttttgtttttcaaagaaaaaaaaggcgCAAACAGAGAGGGAGTAGCACAACTACAGTAGGGGGCCGGGGGCCTTAAATTCTTTGCCACACCACAGTTTCAATCTAGATCACTCACCCTCCTAAATGTTATCCTGATGAGGAAAAAAAGCTTCTGTAAAAGACCACAATTGTCCCACTTCCCCACAATTAAAATAgtatgtgtgtgggaggggcaAAACTATGGTGAAGGCAAAGTGTTAAAGCTCACCTGCCTCATCCACTGGGGTTTCACTGCAGtttgatgctcccacagctgaactTTTTTTAAGACGATAAAAAATACCCAACCAGGATATGCATTGAAAGTAAAAATGTGAAAGTTGTTGAACAATTGAAAGTTGAAATTGAAAGTTGAACAACTGTGAAAGTAACAATTGAAAGTGTGCTTTGGCCTTGAAAGTGGAGGAAGTGAGATGAGATGGGCCTGCGCCTAGTATAATGGGGATGTTATCAAGCCTTACCCTCTATGCTGGCAGGTTGCATAGCATCATCCCAGTCAGTGGGCGCCTGTCTGTCCTCTAGCGCCACTGGCTCCTTCAGGAAGAATTCCCGCCGGCGGTTCCGGTTCTCCAGGCTTGCCATGCGGGTGAACTTCTTCCGTGAAAGACGCAGGTACTTCTGGTTCTTGTTTTGCTTGCggagagggaaaggcaggacCCCTCCTCCAGTCTTCTCAGGCAGCTCCGTTTGTCCTCCTTTGGTCCCTACCAGGTTGTTTCCTCCTCCCCCAAACCTCCGTGACAGAGAAAAGCAGAGTTTCTCTTTCCCTTTGTGTGCACTCCTCAGGTCCATGCTATACAGCCTCTGTAAACACAGAAAGACACTCCTAACTTAATAACTTTGGGATGTACTGGGGTCTCCATGACACTTGTAGCCGCTTACAAGTCCTAGCCTTCCTTTCAACATTGCCCAAAGGTAGGGTAATGTTGTGGCTCAATGTGCTCTATGGCTCAGTATTAGAGGCAGTCTGAGGAATTACTTGCATGGAAGCAAAAGCTCTAATGACTGACTTGCAGAATATTTAAGGGCATGTACCTGTGTAGGAGGCATTTTTTCCTAGCAAAAAGGAGTTCCATGTTGGTTCTCAGAGAGGTCAACTGCACTGAGTACACGGTTCTCGAGAGACATTAAGATAAACCATGGTTCTGAGAGCTGACTTTACCTAAAATGTATGTGACACTAGACAGCAATGCTGGGGTTTAGGGTTATGGTTACCTGCAGCAAGAGACGCTTTGGTTTGGGGCCTCTCTTCCGGTAACCTGAGGCTCGCTCTCTCTCTTCCCTGAGGAAACAAAAGACACCTGGTAGTTTCATTTAGTTAACACAGCACAAGCACCAACAAGGCCTTTTGACCATTTCCTCACAGCACTGATTTTGTTCATCAATGTTACTTAGATATACCACACAACTGCTGCTTGTGCAAATATCAGTCATGGAAAAAAGAGATCCATTTAACAAACAGCAGACAATGCAGCTCAATGATGtactaacaagaaaaaaaaaatcataccaacctcccccctccacaccaaCTGATACATTACTAAGGAGACATGGGTTGGCAGCTCCCACATATATACCCTATAACATGTGGTCCATAAggacacaagaacagccctgctggatcaggctaaagacccatctagtccagtttcctgtatttcacagtggcccaccagatatctcAGGGAGGACACAAGATACCTGTAACGCAGCAGCAGTCAGCATCAACATCAGCCCAattgggtctactcaaatctgtgccgaATACAGAGGAGCAGCTTGGCTCTGTGCTGagttgcctgggagtggggttaggatctggcacaagagctggatcctggttccacccccccaccccgaaacactCCCATTCCACCATACCCTGCCCTCCCTGAGTCCCCATGCCAGCCTAACTCAGCTAGCACAAACCTACCAGTGTGCCGGCTCTGCGGGGCCCATGTTGGCCATGCGCTGGccttcctcctctccaggtgccatgaaAGCGCTTTATGACACTTTCACAACACCTCTGGGTCAATGCAAGGGctggttgggattgggccctaaattatgcTTAGCAGAACCAATCTTAGCAGAACCTTTAGGTTAGCTGGGGGTCTATGCTGAAGGATAGCATAATTATTCATTTAGGCCTTGGCCTTTGACCCTGTCAAACCTCTTCTATTCATcaaagattattttgttttaactttCCCTTCCCTGGTACAAAAGAAGAAACTCTTACTTCTCTTCATAAGCCATCACGAGGCGAGGGTCAAGAATGTGTTCCTCTGGCTCCCAGGTGCTGTATCTgagaacattggggggggggggaaccaatcaTTTCAGGTACATGATTAACATTGCTCTACATCAACTAGCACCTATATCAGTTGGAGAGTAAAACCCAATTAAACACTGAGAATTTTGCACTCCCTACATTCTTGGATCCAACATGAGTGCCCATCCTTCTTGGACAAGATAAACTTTTTGTTCTTAGGTTACATCCACCCAACTCTTCAATCCACCTCTAACAATCAATACAAAACAACCTTTCCACCAAAAGCAGAACAATCTCCTCTGCAGCAGTTTCAGCAATTTAGGAGCTTATATCTTTCTACCTGCAGACTGCAAAGCTAACCTTTATAGAGactaaaaacagttttttttgCCTGCATGGGTAACTACTTTAGAGCTCTAGACTATGACTCAACATGTACAATGAATATATTTCACCAATTCTAAAAAAACCTACGTGTAAACacagcatttatttaaaatatgttttctcACCATTCCATCCACCAGACttaca from Tiliqua scincoides isolate rTilSci1 chromosome 7, rTilSci1.hap2, whole genome shotgun sequence carries:
- the CBX7 gene encoding chromobox protein homolog 7, which translates into the protein MELSAIGEQVFAVESIRKKRTRKGKVEYLVKWKGWPPKYSTWEPEEHILDPRLVMAYEEKEERERASGYRKRGPKPKRLLLQRLYSMDLRSAHKGKEKLCFSLSRRFGGGGNNLVGTKGGQTELPEKTGGGVLPFPLRKQNKNQKYLRLSRKKFTRMASLENRNRRREFFLKEPVALEDRQAPTDWDDAMQPASIEVSSDTTEGPLTWSPTLPPNEVTVTDITANSITVTFREAQMAEGFFRDRSVQF